From Faecalicatena sp. Marseille-Q4148:
TCCATCTGACTTTCAAAGGATGCCATTTTGATTTCCTTTTCTGTACATTTCTCTTTAAATCCTTCAAAGTCCATTTCTCTGCTGCTGACATATTTTCCAGACAGTCCCATAACACTCTGACTTTTTAAAATCTGGATCAATTCTTCCTCATCCATCGTATCAGTCAGTACAATACACGGTTTTTTCGTAATATTAATAATAGAATCCAGATCGAGTCTGTGCATAAATAGAATTTCACTGCAGTATTCTTCAATCAAATGCTGTTGTTTAAACAATGCATCAAAATCATTCAAAGAGACTGCGATTCGTTCTCTGCCAAATTTTAAAGATACTTCCTCAAACAATTCAACTGCCGAAGATTTTGCAAGATTCAAAATAGCTCTTTTCGCTCCCGCATACAGGATTTTTTTCACATCTTCCGCTCTGCGGATATTTCCTCCCACAATGGTCGGAATCTGAATTGCCCGATTCATTTTCTTGATCAGATCGATTGTATCATCATGTTCTTCATCATCATCAGAAAGATCAAATACAAGAAGTTCATCTGCCCCGTGCAGATTATAAAATTTGGCCAGTGCAATGGGATCTTCATCGACTATTTCCGGATTATCAAACCATTTCACCGCTCTCCCATCTTTAATAAAAATACATGGGATGATTCTCTTATATGTCATTTTCTTATCTCCTTCTCCTGTTACTCTTCCTCTGCTGTAATCGTCTGCTGTTCGTTTGTCAGTAAATTGTGTACTTCGATCAGTTTTCCTTCTTTTAAATAAATCAGACGTCCGGCAAAATGTTCAAGTCCATAACGGCAGTATTCTTCCAGGGCACATTCCGGACGTTTCCCAATGAGTTCTGTCTGCTTTTTCAAACTGCGGAATTCCTGCACAAGTTCAATTGCCTCCTGCTGCCGTTCCGGAAGAAATAATACGATTGTACGATCCATTTCTCCGTCCATAGAAACTTCCTGCTTTTCGAGCGCCTCCAAAAGTCTATCTATATTTATGGTAAATCCAACAGCCGGGCGGGATTTTCCATATTTCTCAAGCAGATGGTCATACCGTCCGCCCCGCATGAGATCTCCGGATACTTCTCCGGTTTCGGCTCGAAAGATCATTCCGGTATAATAGCCATACTTCCCGGTCATACGAAGATCAAAAGATATTTCTTCGATTCCGTAAAGTTTTAGAAGCTCGAAAACTTTTTCCAATCTGGAAATAGCCTCCATAGCTTTTCCGACCGGCGCATATTTGCGCGCAATTTTCAGTATTTCTGCTGTTCCATGCAATTCTTCAAGTTTTTCAAATGCTTCTTTTATTTCATTTCCGGTCTTAGACTGGTTCAAAAGCATCTTGATTCCGGAGGCATTTCCATTCCGAAGATATTCCCTCAGTAACCGTTCCGATTCCCCTGATAAACAAGCTGCTTCCATTAACCCCTGGCAAAATCCCACATGTCCAAGCGTAACATGGAATTGTTTCAGGCCGGATTCTTTCAGACAATCAAATGCCATTGCCAACATTTCCACATCTGCATCTGCTGTTCCGACTCCGATCAGCTCTGCATCCAGCTGCACTGAAATGTTCTGCCTCCTCTGCTGATTGCTATGGTTCACAAAAGTTTCTCCAAAACAACAAAGTCTTAGCGGCATGTCTCCTGTTTCATATAATCCGGCTGCTGCTCTTGCAATCGCCGGTGTCATATCCGGTCTTAACGTCAGAATTTCTCCCTCCCGGTCAAAAAACTTATATTGCTCTTTTGACGGAACGGTTCCTATGTCTTTCTGAAATACATCTGCGTATTCAAACATCGGTGTCTGTATATCCTGATAGCCATATAGAGCTGCTGCCTGATGAAGTTTCCGCTCCAATTCCAATTTTTTTCTGCATTCTTTCTGATAAATGTCTCTGACTCCTTCCGGAGTATGTAATGTCTGATCCATGCAAATCTCCCCTTTTGTCTTTTCAGTAAATTTAACTGCAAATCATCTGTGTCGCTATCCCCCCGCCGGATATATTACTGTTCTGTATCCCGCTCATCCAGATCATTTTGAATCGCATCCAGATACGGAACAAGAAATCCTTTTCGCTCTTTCATAAAGTGTGCATCTGTAAGTTCTTCAAACCGTATACTCTTTCGCCCGCCGTTCTTGGCACGTTCCCAGAACTGTTTTACTTCCCGATAGGGCATGTAATAAAGAACATCCCGCATACTGTAATAAATAATCAAAAAAGAAATTCCGCCCTGTTCCTCAAATTCCCTCATAAATGTAACCTGATGTTCATGAATGTTCTGCATCGGGAACGTATCCTGATTACATTCTTTCGCATCGAAGCAGACCGGTATCCCCTGAACTGCTCCAATATAGTCCACCGTACTTCGCTGATCAAAATATGCCAGCGTGATATGACGCTGCGTTTTATCAATTTTCACAGGCGTGATCGGTGTTGGAATCTTCTGGATCAGTGCAAGATGCCTGCTGAGATAATATTCATTCGTACGATTAATAAATTCTTCCAGTGTTGACCCCCTAAGCCCTCTTGAATTCCATGTACTCATCTACAGCCCCTCTCCCCGGCATACTTTGCGAAAACTTTCCGGAATATCTGCTGTAAAAGTCTTTCCGCTCAAATAAGAAAGCGGTCCGTCCATGTCCGGAAATTCTAATCGAAAAGCATGCAGTAATTGTGACTGAATGCCATACGCTTTCCGGTATTTTTGATTTTCTCCTGCGATTCCATATTTAAAATCTCCGAGAATCGGATGTCCCTGAGATGCCAGATGCGCTCTGATCTGATGCGTTTTCCCCGTAATAAGATGAACTTCTAACAGTGTGGCAGCTGCCCCCACCTTAACCGGATAATATTCTGTTTCAATTCTAGAAGCATCTGCTGTTTTTTCTTTGGAAATAGTTACTTTATTCGTTTTGGCATCTTTTGTAAGCCATCCGGAAATTCGACATCCTTCTCTTACCTGTCCGGAAACGATACAGCGATAGTATTTTTTCAGACTTCGATCCCGAAACAGTTCGCTTAATGTCTGAAGCCCCGCAAGACTTTTTCCGGCCGCAAGCAAACCGCTCGTATTGCGATCTAACCGATTGCAGACAGAAGGTCGGAAACTTCGCAATGTTTCTTCTGTCAGTTCCCCTTTTTCTAACAGATAAGAAATCAGATGTTCCACTGCCGACACATCCTCCGGCTTTGCTTTCTGAGAAAGCATCCCGACCGGTTTATTAATCAGAATAATATTGTTATCCTCATAGATAATATTAAGTTTTGATGATACCCGCTGTACCCGTACTTTTGAAAACTTTTCCAGTGTTTCCTCCGCCAGATACAGCCGTATACTGTCTCCAGGACAAAGTTTTTCGCTGCCATCCGCTTTTTTTCCATTCAATACAATATTTTTTTTGCGAAGCATTTTATAAACAAAGCTCTTTGGCGCTTCATTCAAATACTTAAATAGCAGTTTATCCATTCTCTGCGCCGCCTCATTGGCAGAAATTATAATTTCCCGCATATTGTTCTTCCTTACATTGATATATTGACCAGAAGTTGTTTAAGTCCATTTTCCAAATCTTTTACCTGGTTTCTTTCTACAGATGCAATTTTGTTCATTCCTTCTGCCCTTGTCAGAAATGCATGGTATTCCCGGAAAATTTTTACTGAAATCCCTTCATAGCCATTCTGTTTTAATATTTGTTTGATAAAATCTGCAGTATAAGCAGGATCCGCTTTCTTGTGGGAAGCATAGCCGCAAATCGTATTGCCTGAAATAACGAAACAGTCTACCGGTAAAATTTTCTCTGTACTTGTCAGTACCGTATCATATACTTTCGTTAATAAGGCTGCTTTCTCCTCAAGATCTGTTATGATATTTTGGGAAACGGTTTTGTACGGCAAAATTGTCAATAATAATACCGCAATCTTTGATGCCGGAAGGCAGCCGATAATCGCCACGATTGTCAGCAGATTTTTTCTTGTACCGGTTTGTGTATAACCGAGTATCAAAAGTCCTGCAATGATACCCGCCTCTAAGAGAAGTTTGATGGCAAGTATCCGTTTTCTATATTTGATATATCCGGCCTCGCCGCCTGATATTTTCATATTCATATTCACCTCTTCTTTTGTTTTCTAAGCGTTCTTTCTGTGTAAGTCCTAATTCTATATCAAAATCGCGCCATCACTTTCGCAATCATACTATGCGGAAGGAGCTTGCAGGCAATCCGAGCGCCTTTCATCGGTATACCGCAGACAGAAACATCGCGTCTTTTTCTGGCATTTTCCAGCGCCTGTCTGACGATTCGCTCCGGCGCGAGCGCTGTTCGTTTTTTTATTCCATCAATCCCCTGCCCTGCCCGAAGAAAAAACTCCGTTTCCGACGGTCCCGGACAGACTGCTGTGACAGAAATCCCCTTTGGCGCTACTTCTTCCCGAAGCGCTCTGGAAAAGCTGAGTACATAGGCTTTACTCGCTGCGTAAACTGCAAATCCTGGCTGAGGTGCAAATGCTGCTGCCGAAGAAACCTGGATAATTCTTCCGTAACTTCCAAGATAGGGCATACATAACAATGTCATTTTTGTCAGAGCCCTGCAGTTCACATCGATCATGCCAAGCTGCTCATCCACGCCAAGCTCTCCACAATTCCCGGTCTTTCCGTATCCCGCACAATTAATTAAAATTCGAACGGTTGGATTCTCTGATCTTAAAGACTCTGCAAATTCCCGATCCCAACTCTTTTTGCTAAGATCTGCTTCAAACACTCGTATCGGAATTGATGCTTTTTCTGCAAGTTCCATCAGGCGTTCTTTTCTTCTTGCAACTACCCATATCTCATCTAATGTTTTACAGCATTTCTGGAGTTCTGACACAAAAATGCGTCCAAACCCAGAAGATGCTCCTGTTACAACTGCAATTTTCATTTCTATCGTTCCTTCTTTTTATGCACATTCCGAATTGGTTTTCGCTTCGCATAAGTATTTGCTTTTTTTCCATTTTGTCTTCCGGTATATTCCGTCTTTCTCGGTGGGATCAGACAGTTCGGACCAAATCCTACAAGATCCATTCTTCCCGTTATTTTTAATGCTTCCAGAATCAAATCATAATTCTTCGGATCACGATATTGGATCAACGCCCGCTGCATCGCCTTTTCGTGCGGATTTTTCGGTACGTAAACCGGTTTCATTGTACGTGGATCCACACCTGTATAATACATACAGGTAGAAATCGTTGACGGCGTCGGATAAAAATCCTGCACCTGTTCCGGCATATAGCCGAGTCCTCTCAGATATTCCGCCAGTTTCACTGCCTCTTTCATAGTCGAACCCGGATGGGATGACATCAGATATGGCACAAGATACTGCTCTTTGCCAAGTTTTTTATTCATGTCATAATATTTTTCCACAAAAGTCTGATAAACGGAATTCTTTGGTTTCCCCATCAATTCCAACACTTGGTCTGACACATGTTCCGGCGCAACTTTCAGCTGACCGCTGACATGATACTGGCATAATTCTTTTAAAAATCTGTCATTACGATCCGCAAGAACATAATCAAACCGGATCCCCGAACGAATGAAGACTTTCTTTACTTTTGGGATCTCGCGAAGTTTTTTCAAAAGACTCAGATAATCACTATGATCGGCTTTTAACTGCTTACACGGTGTTGGGAACAGACATTGTCTGTGCCTGCATGCACCATGTGTCAGCTGCTTATCACATGCCGGCGCTCTGAAGTTCGCTGTAGGTCCGCCTACATCATGGATATAACCTTTAAATTCCGGATCTTTTGTGAACATTTCTGCTTCTTGCAGAAGGGATTCATGACTTCTTGTCTGAATAATCCTTCCCTGATGAAATGTCAGCGCACAGAAGCTGCAGGAACCGAAGCATCCCCGGTTGCTGATCAGACTAAACTTCACTTCTGAAATTGCCGGAACGCCTCCTTCTTTCTCATAATCCGGATGGTATGTCCGCATATACGGAAGACTGTAGACGTCATCCATTTCCTGCTGTGTCAACGGCTTTGCCGGCGGATTCTGCACTACATACAAATGCTCTCCATATGGCTCTGCAAGGCGCTTTCCGGTAAATGGATCTGTATTATTGTACTGCTGATAAAAACTGCGCGCATAATTCATCTTATCTTCCTGAAGTTCTTCATAAGACGGAAGATATTCCGCGTCATAAATCAGATCTTTGCTTTTCACTTTACAAACAGTTCCGTCAATATAAGTGATATCCTGCACAGCGATTCCGGCATCCAGTGCTTCTGCAATTTCTATAATAGAGCGTTCGCCCATTCCATAAGAAATCAGATCTGCCTGAGCGTCCAAAAGTATCGAACGTTTTAACTTGTCCGACCAGTAATCATAGTGGGCAAGCCGACGAAGAGAAGCTTCGATTCCTCCGAGAATAATCGGAGTATGCTTGTAAGTCTGGCGAATCAGATTGCCGTAGACAACCGCTGCATAATCCGGACGTTTTCCCATAATTCCGCCCGGTGTATATGCGTCTGTCTTTCTTCGCTTTTTAGATACGGAATAATGGTTAACCATAGAGTCCATATTTCCGGAAGAAACTAAAAATCCAAGCCGTGGTTCTCCAAATACAGCAATACTTTCTTTCTTTTTCCAATCCGGCTGTGCAATAATCCCAACACGGTACCCTCTGGATTCCAGCACTCTCGTAATAATTGCATGTCCAAAAGACGGATGATCCACATATGCATCTCCTGATACATATACAAAATCCACCCGGTCCCATCCCCGTGCTTCCATATCTGCTTTCGTGACCGGTAAAAATCCCTGTCTCATTTATAATACCTCGTATGTCTGATTTTTTATTTCATCATAACTGCGGATGTAGTAATCCGCCAATTCTTTTTTCCTTTTATCCTGACAAGCCGAAAACTCGTCATAAACTGCACAAACTTTCATGCCGGCATTCTTTCCCGCCAGAATTCCATTTGGCACATCTTCAAAAACAAGGCAGCGTTCCGGAACAACACCAAGCTTCTCGGCTGATTTTAAATATACATCCGGTGCGGGTTTTCCGGCATTTACCTCACAGCTTGTTGTGATCGCTTCAATCTGATGATCCATTTTATGCGCTTTTAAAGATGCTTCAATCAGTTCTCTCGAGTTACTGCTGGCAATTGCAGTGCGGATTCCCCTTTCCCGAAGCTCTCTCAGGAAATTCTCTGCCCCCGGCTTTGCTGCAACTTCTTTCGTATAACAGTCCATCGCAATCTCATTCCATTCTGCTTTCAGCTCTTCGATTGTCCGATCAATTTGCGGAAAGGTTTCCAGATAGTAACGGGCAGTCTCGGTAAAGCTCATTCCTTCCATTTTTGTGTAAAAATCTTCCGGAATCGTCAAATGATATTTCTCAATATAAATCTGATCCAGCTCCTCCCATACCCACATAGAGTCCAGAAGCGTCCCGTCCAGATCGAATAAAACCGCATCGATTTCGTTTAGCATAATAAATTCAATTCCTCCTTTGTAAGTTCCCGGTAAGCTCCCGCAGCAAGTGAATCATCCAAAACAAGTTGTCCCATAGACAGGCGTTTCAGATAGATTACTTCTTTTCCGACTGCCTCAAACATTCGTTTTACCTGATGAAATCTTCCCTCCCGGATTGTCAGCTTGATTTCCGAAACTTCATCGGAACACAGGATCTGGAGTTCTGCCGGAAGCGTTAATTTCTCATCTCCGATGTCTACGCCAAGTGCAAATGCTTCCTTGTCTTCCTCTGTAACCCGGCCTGCGATCCGTGCAAAATAAACTTTATCTACATGCTTTTTCGGTGACAGCAGACGATGAGCCAGATCCCCGTCATTTGTGATCAGCAAAAGACCTTCCGTATCCTTATCAAGTCTTCCTACCGGAAAGAGGTCTTTGCGTTTTTTTGTTCCAATAAGATCTAACACTGTTCTGGCAGCTGCATCTTCCGTTGCAGAAATCACGCCAGCCGGTTTATTTAACATATAGTATTCATATTGGACATAACCGATCTGTTTTCCCTGATAAGTAATTTCCTGTTGTTCTGGTTCCACTTTTTCTTCCGGTCTTAACGCTGTTCTTCCGTCAATCTGCACTGCACCGGCACGGATTGCTTTTTTTAATTCGCTGCGCGTTCCCACGCCCATTTCTGAAAGAAATTTATCTAATCTCATCATGATGACATCCATCTCCAGCCTGGCAGATATTTATTCTTAAGTGTTCCGTTGCTTAGTTTGCCCCAGCCCAGCGGATATCCGTCTACCAGTACAAGCTGCCATCCCTTGTCTTTTCCTGTCACAAGATCATCCACTTCCAGTGTTTCTCCCTTCAGGTACTTAATTACCCTCTCGTCATCTGCTTTTAGAGAAATGCAATGACGGTATTCCTCCTTCGTAAATGCCATCGCCAGCGCCTGACTTGGCTCAAAACGCTGCTTTTTCAAATCGCCAAGATACAATCCTGTCCGCAAAAACCGCAGGCCTCTCACGTCCGGAATCTGCTCCGGCATATAATATACCCGCTCGCCATGAATTTCAAGCCGGTCGCCTTCCAGCTCCCAATTCGTATCCTTGAAAAACATTTCCAGCGGTTCCGGAATTGCTGTTGGCTTTTTATTCTTCTTTCCCTGAGATTGCTGCTCTTTTGTCCCCTTCTTTTTCAGCAGCGCAAGAAAATGTCCTTCTCCGTGCATTTTATGCGGAAAAATACGGACTGTCTTTTCAAATTCCGGATTACCGGACATGGTTGCCTCCGGCATTCCTTTTGCAAAATGTTCGTACGGGGCAATCTCACAGATTTCGAATTCTGGATACTGCGTCAGCAGATATTCTATCGTACCTTCATTCTCCATTGCATCAAATGTACAAGTAGAATATAAAATCATACCACCCGGACGCAGCATTTGTGCTGCCTGCGTGATAATGCTTCTCTGAAGCTTCGCAAAAAACTCCGGACCATGCTCTTCCCATGCCTTTACCATTTTCTTATCTTTGCGGAACATCCCTTCTCCGGAACACGGTGCATCGATCAGTATCTTGTCAAAATATTCCGGAAAATAATCAATCAGCTTTCCAGGCTCTTCACTGAGTACCAGCATATTTTTTACACCAAATACTTCCAGATTCTTTAAAAGACCTTTCGCTCTGGAGTTACTGATATCATTGGCAACAAGCACTCCGTCTCCTGCGAGTTTCGCACCAAGCTCTGTGGCCTTTCCTCCCGGAGCCGCACAGACGTCCAAAACCCGTTCTCCCGGACTGACCGGAAGGCGATTTGCCGGAGTCATGGCGCTTGGTTCCTGCAGATAGTAAAGCCCTGCGTAATAATAGGGATGTTTTGACGGCTGTATCTGATCGCCGTCATAATAAAATCCATTCTCAATCCACGGAATCGGATGAATTTCAAAAGGGCAGATCTTCTGAAATTCTTCTACACTAATCTTTGCGGTATTTACGCGCAGTCCATAAAAACGTGGTTCTTCGTAACATGCAATATAATCTTCAAACTCTTCTTTCAGAAGTAGTTTCATTTTCTCTTCAAATGCTTTCGGTAAATTCATACTGATTTCCTCCTCAAGTAACATACCTTCTTTCTATTGTAACATACAATCTACCCTGACGTATATGTTAATTTTCTCTGTTCCAGATATTTCAGAATCCAATAAGGATTCACACTAATTTCTTCCTTCCCCGGATTCAGGTAGATTCCCACATGAAGATGTGTTGCAAATTTTCCCTTCGTTCCTTCGACACCATAGCCGCTGTTCCCGACAAAACCGATCAGCTGTCCGGCCTGCACCGTATCTCCTTCTTCAATTTCTGCATAAGAATCCAGATGTGCATAATAAAAATAGCCGCCGTGAGGCGAGAGAATCCCGATTCGATAACCACCTTTTGGCAGCCAGCTTTTATGCAGCACCGTACCATCCGTCATACTAACCGCAGGGTAACGTCCCGGTTCATCAAATGCAGTCATCAAATCTGTCCCTTCATGCCCGCGCTTTCCCCCAAAAGTACGTTCTTCCATCCAACTGTTTTCAAAAGTGACAGATTCTTTTTCTCCTGTTCTCTGCAAAATCGGAAAATACTGTACATCCGCCCAGATAGAATCCATTTGTTTTAAAAATGATTTCCACTGGGGAAATTGCTCCCATTTCTCGATCAGCTGTGAAATCTCTGTTTTCTTCCCTCTTCCTGATCCCTTTCCCGCACAATGATATTCCAGAAAAATTGCCGCAGCCGCTTTTGCCCTTTTTTCCTCCTCTGCCGGCTTTGCAAATGTAAACAGCTTTGGAAGAGCATTTTCCGGAAATTGCTGTGCCCGAAAAGCATCGCTTCTGACAGTAATTTCCTTCGGCCACCGGGCATGACACTTTTCTTCCAACATCTGCACGCCAAGCACATCAAAAAAAGAGCAAAGCAAGATAAGCAAAAACAAATTCCACAGCGTTCTTTGTTTTACCCATATCGGTCCCATACACGAATCCCTTTTCTTCTTTTCTACCACGTTATGCAGTCACTCCACTTCTCATGCACGTTTACTGGTCTGTTTTTCTGCATAAGATCTTTGACAATTCCATATAGTACTAAAAACGTCATTTTGAAAGGAGCTTCTTCTATGAAACCTGCTGTCTTGAAAATTTCTCTTGTCCTGCTGTTTTTCTGTATGCTGCTCCGTCCGGAAACAGTATTTCTCGGCGCCAGATCCGGACTCCTCCTCTGGTTTGAAACTGTACTTCCTACACTGCTTCCTTTTATTCTAATTTCCAACCTGCTTATACATACCAATGCATTTTCTTACTTAACCCGCCTTTTCGGTCCAATCATCCGGCAGCTTTTTGGAACATCCGAAGAAGGCAGTTTTGCCGTACTGACAGGATTTCTCTGCGGCTACCCTATGGGGGCAAAAACAACGGCAGATCTTATCCGCTCCGGTCATATTACACAGGCAGAGGGAACTTATTTACTTTCTTTTTGTAATAATACGAGTATCGGATTTATTATGAATTACATTTTTTTTAATATACTGCAAAGAAAAGATCTGGCTGTTCCCGGCCTGTTTATTCTCCTGCTCTCTCCGGTTCTTGCAAGTATATTTTTTAGAATATTTTATTATCACAAATATCATCTGCGAACTTTCCAAAGTCCAAAATCACAAGCCGGAGCATCACACAGCTGTTCTATAAAATTTGATCTTTTGGATACCTGTATTATGAATAGCTTTGAAACCATTACAAATATCGGAGGATATATTATCTTTTTCTCGATTCTTCTTGCTCTTCTTCAGGAAAGCAGCATCCTTCCGCCATGTGCAAAGCTCTTTCTTCCGGCTTTGGAAATGACAAATGGTATTTTACTTTTAACAAAAATGTTTCCGTCGTCGGATTTTCTTTTTCCAGCCGTGTGTGCTCTGACTTCCTTTGGGGGAATCTGTGCCGCCGCCCAGACAAACTGCATGATCCGCGGCAGCGGTCTTCGCATAGTACCTTATCTAATAGAAAAGCTGATCACCGCTTTGGTGACCAGCCTGCTTTGTTTGCTCTATTTACATCATATCCTCTGAAACGACACCGCCGAATTCAGATTCCAGACCATTTGAAGAGCGTTCCGGAATCTCCAGCTCCTCACGGTTACGGTGTACTGTCTCATAACACTCCTGAAGAGAAGACACAAGACCATCATACTTTGTTGTATAGCTGTCCAGTGTATGCCCAATAATATTCTCTGCATTGGCCAGAAGGTCATTCGTGTACTGAATTGCGCCAATGCGGATATCATTGGCATCACTCGTAGCATTGTCAAGAATCTGCTGTGCCTGCTCTGTTGCTGCCATGACAATCTCGTTTGCCTGCGCGTAAGCCTGCTGCATAATCTCATGTTCGCTGACAAGTTCATTCGTATGTACCTGTGCCTGCTCTAACATACTGTCGGCCTTTGCCTGTGCATCTGCAAGAATCGCATCTTTGTTGGCAATAATCTTCTGATAGCGTTTAATCTCATCCGGTGTCTTCATTCTAAGTTCACGAAGCAGTTCATCCATCTGATCTTTATTTACAATAATCTTTGTTGTTGATAACGGCTGAAATTTACAGCTGTCAATATACTCTTCAATTTCTTCAATAATCTGCTCAATACGGCTGCTCATAATCTACACTCTCCTTTGTTCATTCATTTCACTTGTATCACAAAAGTCTACACTTGAAATTCCAATCATAACAGGATAATATACTCCTATCTTTCATATTCTAGCATGTTCTTCAGCAGAAAACAATGTCAATTCTTGATAAATTCCAGAAAAATATGTTTATTTGTCTTATAAACTTTTTCTTTTATCATCTGGTATCCGTATTCTTCCACAAAGGACAGATCTGTCTCCTTTGCTGCTTCCACAATGATCAGCGCATCCGGGCTTAGAAGACTGCTGTCTGCAATTTTTGCCAGAACCTTTCTCTCCCAGTCACATCTGTACGGCGGATCCAGAAAAATATAATCAAACTGCTTTTTCCCATCTAAAGCTGCAAGCGCACTGATCACATCCTGGAT
This genomic window contains:
- a CDS encoding Holliday junction resolvase RecU produces the protein MSTWNSRGLRGSTLEEFINRTNEYYLSRHLALIQKIPTPITPVKIDKTQRHITLAYFDQRSTVDYIGAVQGIPVCFDAKECNQDTFPMQNIHEHQVTFMREFEEQGGISFLIIYYSMRDVLYYMPYREVKQFWERAKNGGRKSIRFEELTDAHFMKERKGFLVPYLDAIQNDLDERDTEQ
- a CDS encoding RluA family pseudouridine synthase, with protein sequence MREIIISANEAAQRMDKLLFKYLNEAPKSFVYKMLRKKNIVLNGKKADGSEKLCPGDSIRLYLAEETLEKFSKVRVQRVSSKLNIIYEDNNIILINKPVGMLSQKAKPEDVSAVEHLISYLLEKGELTEETLRSFRPSVCNRLDRNTSGLLAAGKSLAGLQTLSELFRDRSLKKYYRCIVSGQVREGCRISGWLTKDAKTNKVTISKEKTADASRIETEYYPVKVGAAATLLEVHLITGKTHQIRAHLASQGHPILGDFKYGIAGENQKYRKAYGIQSQLLHAFRLEFPDMDGPLSYLSGKTFTADIPESFRKVCRGEGL
- the hisZ gene encoding ATP phosphoribosyltransferase regulatory subunit — encoded protein: MDQTLHTPEGVRDIYQKECRKKLELERKLHQAAALYGYQDIQTPMFEYADVFQKDIGTVPSKEQYKFFDREGEILTLRPDMTPAIARAAAGLYETGDMPLRLCCFGETFVNHSNQQRRQNISVQLDAELIGVGTADADVEMLAMAFDCLKESGLKQFHVTLGHVGFCQGLMEAACLSGESERLLREYLRNGNASGIKMLLNQSKTGNEIKEAFEKLEELHGTAEILKIARKYAPVGKAMEAISRLEKVFELLKLYGIEEISFDLRMTGKYGYYTGMIFRAETGEVSGDLMRGGRYDHLLEKYGKSRPAVGFTINIDRLLEALEKQEVSMDGEMDRTIVLFLPERQQEAIELVQEFRSLKKQTELIGKRPECALEEYCRYGLEHFAGRLIYLKEGKLIEVHNLLTNEQQTITAEEE
- a CDS encoding HAD family phosphatase, coding for MLNEIDAVLFDLDGTLLDSMWVWEELDQIYIEKYHLTIPEDFYTKMEGMSFTETARYYLETFPQIDRTIEELKAEWNEIAMDCYTKEVAAKPGAENFLRELRERGIRTAIASSNSRELIEASLKAHKMDHQIEAITTSCEVNAGKPAPDVYLKSAEKLGVVPERCLVFEDVPNGILAGKNAGMKVCAVYDEFSACQDKRKKELADYYIRSYDEIKNQTYEVL
- a CDS encoding SDR family NAD(P)-dependent oxidoreductase, which produces MKIAVVTGASSGFGRIFVSELQKCCKTLDEIWVVARRKERLMELAEKASIPIRVFEADLSKKSWDREFAESLRSENPTVRILINCAGYGKTGNCGELGVDEQLGMIDVNCRALTKMTLLCMPYLGSYGRIIQVSSAAAFAPQPGFAVYAASKAYVLSFSRALREEVAPKGISVTAVCPGPSETEFFLRAGQGIDGIKKRTALAPERIVRQALENARKRRDVSVCGIPMKGARIACKLLPHSMIAKVMARF
- a CDS encoding YgiQ family radical SAM protein, encoding MRQGFLPVTKADMEARGWDRVDFVYVSGDAYVDHPSFGHAIITRVLESRGYRVGIIAQPDWKKKESIAVFGEPRLGFLVSSGNMDSMVNHYSVSKKRRKTDAYTPGGIMGKRPDYAAVVYGNLIRQTYKHTPIILGGIEASLRRLAHYDYWSDKLKRSILLDAQADLISYGMGERSIIEIAEALDAGIAVQDITYIDGTVCKVKSKDLIYDAEYLPSYEELQEDKMNYARSFYQQYNNTDPFTGKRLAEPYGEHLYVVQNPPAKPLTQQEMDDVYSLPYMRTYHPDYEKEGGVPAISEVKFSLISNRGCFGSCSFCALTFHQGRIIQTRSHESLLQEAEMFTKDPEFKGYIHDVGGPTANFRAPACDKQLTHGACRHRQCLFPTPCKQLKADHSDYLSLLKKLREIPKVKKVFIRSGIRFDYVLADRNDRFLKELCQYHVSGQLKVAPEHVSDQVLELMGKPKNSVYQTFVEKYYDMNKKLGKEQYLVPYLMSSHPGSTMKEAVKLAEYLRGLGYMPEQVQDFYPTPSTISTCMYYTGVDPRTMKPVYVPKNPHEKAMQRALIQYRDPKNYDLILEALKITGRMDLVGFGPNCLIPPRKTEYTGRQNGKKANTYAKRKPIRNVHKKKER
- a CDS encoding rRNA pseudouridine synthase, with the translated sequence MDVIMMRLDKFLSEMGVGTRSELKKAIRAGAVQIDGRTALRPEEKVEPEQQEITYQGKQIGYVQYEYYMLNKPAGVISATEDAAARTVLDLIGTKKRKDLFPVGRLDKDTEGLLLITNDGDLAHRLLSPKKHVDKVYFARIAGRVTEEDKEAFALGVDIGDEKLTLPAELQILCSDEVSEIKLTIREGRFHQVKRMFEAVGKEVIYLKRLSMGQLVLDDSLAAGAYRELTKEELNLLC
- a CDS encoding bifunctional phosphoribosyl-AMP cyclohydrolase/phosphoribosyl-ATP diphosphatase HisIE, which codes for MTYKRIIPCIFIKDGRAVKWFDNPEIVDEDPIALAKFYNLHGADELLVFDLSDDDEEHDDTIDLIKKMNRAIQIPTIVGGNIRRAEDVKKILYAGAKRAILNLAKSSAVELFEEVSLKFGRERIAVSLNDFDALFKQQHLIEEYCSEILFMHRLDLDSIINITKKPCIVLTDTMDEEELIQILKSQSVMGLSGKYVSSREMDFEGFKEKCTEKEIKMASFESQMDFAEFQLNSEGLLPVIVQNYKTDEVLMFAYMNEAAFDQTIKTGRMTYFDPNKELLWTKGEADGHFQFVKSLIIECNKESLLAKVDPVGPACQSGNPSCFHQSIVGSDYDETNPRQVLERVYDTIRDRKENPIEGSYTNYLFEKGIDKILKKVGEESTELIIAAKNPNPEEIKYELSDFLYHAMVLMVEKGVTWEEVIRELADR